The nucleotide window TAGAGAAGACACTTATAATTCAAAGTTGTTAGATACCCAAGTAACAAGCGTCAGGAGCAGTCTTCCAAGTAGGGAtagttttaagagaaaaaaagttgtgtttAATGATCCAGGAGTTCTTCCCAGTCCTGAGCTGGAGCTCAAACAATACAAATGTAGGAAATACACAATAGTCACAGTGCAACAGTAAAACAGGGTTCTCTCCAGATGTATACTGGCAAACAAACAATCTTGTTAACCCTATTCTGGATCCTTAGCTGCTGAAGTAGactgttttcttcagaagaaaaaaaccctagctaaaagaaatagttttaattGCCGGTTCTCCTTAAAGCAGGAACCACCCTGCTATGGAAGTGGTATCCTGTACTAATCGCTACAAGTGTACGCAGAGATTATAGCACTGACTGCCAATGCAACTTGTGCTCACCTACTGATAGAAGGCGCCACATAACGGCAGGGGTAGCAAAGCAAGCAAACACATCATCAGTGCAGGCAAAGTGAGTGAGGTGGGGAAAGATCACGGACTGCCCACGGCATTGGCCCCACATGTACACCTGGCCGCTCTGCGTCTTGGCAGCCGACGTGTGAGCAGAGTGGCAGGCTGCGATCTCCACAACCCTGTGAACAGAAGAAACCTTGTAAGGTACTTACAGGTACGGAATCAAGTGACTTTCTAAATGCCAAAATAACAGCCAACCAAACTATGCATCTATGCTCCTGTACTTCTTTCTTTGTCCTGCATGAATGTGATACTGTttgaatagatattttaaaaatgcaatgacATTTCCAGATTGTTTGTAGATTTTACCATAATCAGATACTGCTTTAATTAGGTCATTCTCATCAGCTGACATTTCTCCTTCCATAACCATGGGAAAggtatgaagaaaaacaaagttttgtttttcccctttaaacCCAATGCACATCAGACACTTCTCTTAAGAAGAAATGCTTATGGAGCTTATGGAACTTCCAGTTAGGTAACAGGCAGGGAAGTTATCCTACTAAGATTTTTGCAGAGCAGTTTTTGGAACTTCTTTCAAAAGATGTAAAAATTCCCTCATTTTGAGATTAAAGTTTCTatgtatttttcaataaaccCTTTATTAAGAAACCCTTATACCCcctttttaatctgttttttgtaTGTACACAGAGATCTGACCTACTGCCTGTATTTCTGACTTCTTATTTTGCTGTGAGTTTCCTTTCCTCAACACTGAAATTCAGCACAGAACATGGACAGTCCTTCATTTGAGGAGAGGTGAATACATGCACTTAACTCCACATTCTTGAAGAGCTACAGTTGTTTAAATAAAGTCTATATAGTATTTTCACCCAGTTCACATAGTTCCTTAAAATATTAGATCTGCTGATGCACACTTAATCTATTCTGCTCTCCTGTTGCTCAGGCAATCCCTCTCTTGCTGTCTGAAAAAAGAACTAAGAAtcacatttccattaaaaggacTGCAAGGACATTTCCAGTGTCTCTGTTCACACAATAAGCAAAAACCAGGGGAAGTTCCAGCGTTAGTTCAAATTAAAAGCTACGCTTTCctggtttttttccatgctaaAAATGCACGAGAGGATTTCATGCTTTTGTGCCAGAAACAGATCAACTGGGACAAATAAATGTCTTTCCAAGCAGTCTAAGAATATACATATCAAAATGTTTGTTCCTTTACGGAACAATATCCATGAAGAGCTAGCTTTTCAGGCAAAAAGCTTTTTTAGCACAAAGCCTACATTATAagtgcaaaaattatttcaagataaaacacagaaagaagcTACAATCACTTTCAGTATATGTATCAGTAATTTCTGGCAGATAAAAGACTAATGGGTTGTTTTACACCATTATGAACTTATGAACCTCTCTGCAACACTGAGGTCTTTCAGCATCTCTGCAAGAGAcatcataaaataattattttagagaCAACTTACTTGCCACCATAGCTATCCACCTAAACTAATTCCTTCCCCAAACTTTCTTTCCTTAGCAGAAGAgattcttatttttaaagtaactaCACTATACTTAAGAAGTACAGTAGAACATGTACTATAACACATGTATAGTACATGTACAGTATACTTTCAGTATACATACAGGATAACATTAAGCATACACTTAACATCAAAATTCAGGAAGCTGACCTTCATAGCTGTTCCTCCAAGATAACACAAAATAAAGTCTAAAACTTCCTTACAAGCTATATGTGCAATATCCTTCAAGACAGCACCAAATGCCACCTCCTAAGGAACTGTCACCAGCATTACATATAAATGACAAAAGAGTTATATAAATGACAAGaccaggagaagcagcagtaaTGTGCTTCATGGGAAATGACAGCTCACCCACTTATAGCACTGTTTCCAAGGGAGCCAAGTCAAGAAAGATGAGTAAGTTCAAGTGACTTACCTCTCCCTTAGATTCCAAGCAGAAGTTCTATGATATTTTCTCCCTCCTTTAGTCATTGAACAAATGCCAGTTTTATTATAATCCCATGCTTGAGTTCACATAGAGTTCTAAATGCAACAGTTCCCCCCCCCCTTAGTTCACTCAATAAATAAATTGCTAAGAAAACAAAGTTTATCTATTTGCAAACATATACATGTATCTTCCAGTGCTTTTctaaagaatatttcattttgctttgctggtaTCAATTCCTTCACAGAAAAACCAGCCTCAGCTCTGTGGTTTCTATTGTGATggttcctttcttctttcctcccacccattttttaagctcttttaatcttttaatctCAATACTGTGCAGCTTTAATTTAATGTTAAGTgtgagaaataggaaaaaataggaaTAACTTCCCAGGAAGACAGTTTagaaatggaggagaaaaccATTCACAAGTGCTTCCTAGTTAAGAGGAGATTACAAATTAAGAAATTTGCAGGTTAAGGGATTTATAGACTAAGAGGTTTCCCAACTGAGGTACATTAATCTGTAGGTATACACATGGGCCCAGAGAATGGGACTGAGATCCAAGTTTGTATGTGAACAGCAGAAGAGCCACCCCAAATATGAGGATGACAAGGGTGCTGGAAGAGAATGCACAAGAATTAGGGTTATTTTTTTATGAATCTAGGAAACTAAGAAACTACAAACTGCTAACTGGTACCGTTCATAAAATTGGTATTATCTGCCCTTAGCTCTAGCAACCTTGCAAATCAAGTTCTGTTTACGTGGTTGGCTATTGTCAGCCcttcagaaaattgttttttccttACATGTCACTTCTTACAAAGGTGGTGCTTCCTTATcccctctgttttgtttttttttttaaatgtaggccTCAATACAGCTTAAAAGTTTGGCTTATTGATTTCACAGCTCCAAATTTTTAACCAAAGGAACCGTATTTAGAATAGCCTAATACTTAGTCATTCATTAGCTTTCGGTATCagttaaatacaaaatacttttacTTTCAATAATCATTACAGATAGCTAAAAGCACTCAGTCTATAGTAAACAGTAAGTTACCATCCTTTCCTATGCTTTTAACATTAGTAACAGAAAACCAATCCACCAAGCCCTACACATGCATGCTTCCAGTGCTAGAGGCTGCATCACACATGCTCAGACTTATCAATCCAGAAACAGCTTCAGCAAGATtacctttctttttccatcatgATCTGCACCGGGCTTAACTGGTTACTTTTATTGCCAGTTCCCAGCTGCCCGTAAGTGTTAGCTCCCCAGGCATAGAGCAAACCCTCATCTGTTAGTGCTAGTGTGTGCGCATAGCCACAGGCAATCTGTAAGTAAATGTATAAGCATTACTACTAAACAAAACAGAgatgagaaacaaaattattgCACACATTACCTTAGTCTAGCTGACGTTAAATATCCCGGGCATTCTTCACTTAGCACTACAATGCGTTATTTCTCAGTACTTAAAGCTAAGACAAAATACATTAACTGTAGGTACTGGAAAGGTCCCAACTTCATATAATGTTCACTGGTTACTCCTAAGTAATTTACTGCACTCTTGCAAAGTCTCCCTAACCTTTACTTGCTTTCAGCTGCAGACTCTTCACACAAAGAACAGTGAACATCATCATGTCTTGTAACTTTGAAATACTTTCAGAATTTGATGTTTTGAAAATTATACAAATTATGAGAGCTGTAGTTCAACAGCCAACAACTGTTCAACCCAAGTTATCACAAGAAACTCCACAGAAACTTACTGAAAACCCAGGAAATCCCAAATTTAGTTTTAGTCtttagctggaagaaaaaaaaaccaaaaccacaaaacaacccaaaaccaaacaaaacccaaccaccaAACAACCAAACCCACATCCTTGACTCtcatttttcctctcccctcactTCTGAAGTTCTAATTAGAATATCAATGTACAATCTAATTTGAACATCTTGTTCCCCTTCATTTCTTGTCTTTGCCTAGTGCATCTCATTCATTCACCTTTGTAACAAAGATGCAATTTGTATCCATAGCATAATTTACTTAAAGGTACACTAGCTAACtttaaataattcagaacattcagaaaagcaagtattttacAGCTTACTTGCACTTTTTATAAGCTTAATATAACTTATAGGAGctaaagaaaatcagtatttgaaCCGAGAAATCTAGAAGCAGGTATAAGATTCCAAAGATACAGTTTTAGCAGATGCTAGCAACAGGaatgcattttcatttccatGTTAGACATACCTGGAGTATACACACACCATGTAACGCTGCTACTCTGCATGGCGTTAGTTGGTTGCCGTTGTTGCCAAGACCTAGCTGACCATTACCATTGTAACCCCAGCCATAAACCTGATTGCAAAAGGGAAATGAAATTAAGCCACTCCTCTGCAGAAGTACAGAACATTTAACAGTTAGTATCAAGCACAAGTCAAAAAAGCAcatcttattaaaaaaacatatgCTATTTCACAAGCAATATAGACAAGGCTGAAAGATATTAAGTATACTGCAATGACTATATTCAACTTTTCAATCCTGCATTTACCTTTTAAAGAagctttctaaaatatatttgtctTTGAAGTACTAGGAAATCTGCAATAAACTTATAATACACCAAAATCTCTCCTAAGCATCAACATTTCAGTTGACTTCTACACCTTCCTTTCTCcttactactttttctttttttaaggaaaacaagaaattagTTATTCTGATCACATGATTAGCTATGATTATGATTAAACTGAAGTGCCCAGTTTCGCTctaatttttcctttggttttgttaTGCTGGACACATCAAGACAAAGTATGTACAATGAAAGCTCATCTCAACCTCAGGGACTTTTATGGTCCCTCCAGTCCCAAAGAAATGCTACACTCCCAGTTTGGTGACATATAGTAAAATTGAGGTTACAGTTCATACCTAGAAGCAAAATACCACCATAAACTTCTGTGAAACAGAACAGTTGCACAATACTAGGGCAATGTTCAAAAGctaggtttggttttgttgctggcaaTTAAGCAATGTGTTTAAGGATCAGTCAGTGTATTCTTGCGGAATGATTAACTATTTAATTGTGCACgctttcaaaaaaatctaattaagaCATATGTTAATCTATTGAAATGTGAAGACAGACATGCTTAATACAACTGTTCAAATTCTTGCAGTTGCAGACTCAGTAGGAATTACATTCCAATGGTCTTTGCCATGAGAAAGAATGTTTAGTGTAAAGACAGCACCTCCAGTTAATTTCAGAGTTTTCCTTAAATTGGTCTCACAGAAGTTATTAATGTAACTCTAATATAACTCTATCAATACAACTCTACCTTGAGCATTCTATGTCAGCAGTTCTCCATGTTCAGACATTAACCTCATAAGTTCAGGTAACAGAACATGAGAATGCAGCAATGCTTACCTCACCATTGTTTACCACAGCCATGGAGGAGGTCTGACCACAAGCAATGCCAACCACCATTTTACCCTGTAAACAGTTCGAAACTCTACGAGGGGTTGGCTGGTTTGCTGTAGATCCAGATCCAACTTGACCACAGTTATTATAGCCCCAAGCGTACAGCTGtccatgaaaacaaacaaaaaatggcaGTTTAAGCCTTAATAATAGTAACAAATGATAATCTTACTGTAGTCATCATCAGATTGGGTAAAGAACCCCATTTAACAAGCTaaaatgcttaaaattaattttcaacagCTAAAGATTATAAACAGCAGTAGGACTGATCTAGCAAATATGAACATAGCACTTTTTTCAGCTTCTTGCTACAGAATCAGAGCATCTTACTACAAAAGGAACATATTGCCATATTAAATATGTCAGACTATAAGACAAAGAGCATAGTGAGTAGACTGTCTAATACTTTCTTGATGATGGAAAGAGAAATGTAAGCCAGAATGTCATTTGTTTCCCAAACAAGCTGAACTCCCAATTTACAGCCatttagttttcttcacagaacTCTAAAGCAGGTTATTGCTGGGTACTCATCACACCTCTTTTATATCTTTCAAGAACTGTGAAAGGAGATGGCTTTGTCAGCCCATGTTTCACAGTAACAAAACTCTATTACACAATGGCACTAACAAAAAAGCATTACATCTCTGACAGTTCAAAGTTTGCCAGTAGCAAActaataataaaaccaaaaatatctgtTCCTATCATCTAAAAGTGCAGAAGACAGGGAAGcagtttgctattaaaaaatatttatagttttgtattttcagttccTTCAATTTTTATTACTTGCATTCACACCCAGAGTCTGGCATAAAACTACTTCTGATAGTTCATTCTCTGGTGCTTCACCCAGTTAAAATGCTTGTCCTCTTGGAAATACCCAGCCACTGACATGCCAGCCAGTAAAAGCACACTGACAGATACCTTAATATGAAGTCTGCACATCCTTCCTACACCAAACCAAAAGTCAGTCATTACAAACAAACACCTCCCCTGGCACCGAAACAAACAATGCACCCCACCAAagacaataacaaaaaaacctcccaacacAACTCACCATGTCTAATAGGAACAAAAGAAACCACTAGTCCTTTGCTTTTTGCTACTTCTATTTGCTGGATCTTTGATTCCTACTGAATATTTGAAAATGCTCcaaaaatatcttaatttcaataagacataaaaaaaaaatattgaagtagagaatttcagaaagtagatcaaaaaaccaaaaagccaatcAGTTACCTCTCTCAGAGAAGCATGAATGACTGCAGTCCTTTAAGTCTATCATTAAGATACTTTGCACTCCATTAAAATTGCACTGAACCAACAGTACAAATCACTTATGACAAGTATTTCCATGAATACTTCAATGCCTCTCTGAAACTCCAGATATATCAAGTCACAAGGTTTTTGCAGCCAAACCTTTCTGTGAATAAAACTCTAGTTAACACATTTTGCTGCTCTCAGTATGATCAGTTCTGGTACAGATAAAACCTCTGAGCACAGACAGACAAAGATACGGCAAGGTACATTAGGGATGGATTTATAGTACATTAACTAGCCACAACGGCAAGCAAGCTGCAAATATCAACTCCATGGTAAATACAAAGAACCTTCCCTGCTTCCATTGAGATTTCAAGCATGCTACATTTATTACAAGAGACAGCATGGCCATCACAGGCAGCTACCACACAGCAGCTGGCACCACTAGTTTAACTAATACAAGAACACCCTGTCCTTCCTGCATGCACACCAAATTTTATAGTTTAGCCAAGTCAAACATGACTGCATGAAGATCTTTCCTAAGTGTAGGCTCTCCTCTCAGATACAACACAGACTGCTTAAATTAACCCAGTGTCCCTTTCCTACCCTCAAAATGCTGTTTTGCTACTTGCTATTACTGTTGCACTGACTCCATACCGAACCATAACACAGACATGCTCAGATTACCAGGATGGAAAGAATTGTAGTTTCCCTTTTCATTGTTAGGAAGGTTTTAAAATTAGAACTCTTCTTTTGTTAAAGAAGAGCTGAAACCAGGCCTTCCTCCATGCAGTAACATGCAACACACATTGGTCAAATCTGACTAACTGGAAACTAATTGTACATGTTTCCCATGACAGATAACCTTAAGCCATGTAAGCAAATAGTATAAAGCAGACTTGGATATGAACCAAGTGCTCTTTCATTAGCTACACACAAAGGTACTCAGGGGTGTGCAGAGCAACCTTCTTTCACAGTATCAGTGTTGAAATCATGAAGGCTACAAGAAAAAGATTAAACAACATTAAGCAGTGAATACAAAGAACTCAACATACCCCTTAAATAACAGTATTGCAAAAAAATAACAATGTTATATTTTGCACCTCACAAACCATTCTTTCACCGGCAAGTGGCCCAGCTTCCTGGCCTCATCCCTGTGAGACATACAATAAATGAAAGTCACAGAAGTTTACTGAGcttttattcctttgtttttgtggttggattgggggttttttgttggggtttgtgggtgggttggggggtttttttgagttgttttcaactctgctctgaagaaaagaATACCCTACTTTGAGGCAGCAGGGGAAAAGGTTATGTTGTAACTACACTGTAGGGAAAGAAAGAACTTCAGACTACAAGAGCGTGTGCACTATTCGCTTCAAGAAGATTAAGAGATTTGAACAGGTTTCAACTTACATCCCCATCAAACGACAGTGCCATGGAATGATGAGAGCCACAAGCTACTTCCACCACTTTCTTTATTAACAGATTTGTGCAAACTTGAACAGGAGTAATGCCCTGATTGGTTGTGCCATTCCCAAGTTGGCTGTAACCATTATGTCCCCAAGCATACACTTCACcatctgcaaaaatatttaagtttgtgataaaaaccaccaaaaattcCAAGGAAGTTAAGATAGGCAGAAGTCTAGGAAATTAGCAAATGCCAACATGAAAGTGATAGAACATTAACAAATAGTGAAACTATTACAAGAATCATCCATATACTAAAAAATATACTCTGTATAGAACTATTTTATACACATATATCACAGTATAACCTCTAGATTTATTGTGGAAATATATGAAAGTGCACAGATAAGACTGGGTATGTCATAAATGATAGAGTAAAACTCTacataatggaaatggaaattcaCTTTACCTATTACAGAATACATTTAGTCCCACTTAAGACCAGTGAGAGTCCTTTAGTGTACATTACCCAATTAACAAGTTAATACAATTACACCTTAATCCATTCTTGTTAAAGGTAAGTGGAACTTAAAATCTGTGACTTATGTTTCTATACTAAATGTTAATTTTCTACCTTCAGTGCAAAGTACAACATGGGGTCCACTTCCATAACTGAGACTGGAAATCTTCTTTCCACATAAGGCTTCTAATTTCTTTGGTACTATTGTGCTCTGATTATCTCCAGTTCCCAAACAATTACTGCAATTCAGTCCAAAAACAAATACCTGAAAAACAGAGGAATACTCATTTTAAGCGATTTATACTCCCATATGCACAGATGTGGTAATATCCAGGTCTTCATAAATCCAGGACTGAGTTTTGTCATGGACTCTCAAGAGCCGCAGACTTCCCTCATAGACCTTAAGAAGCTCAACAGTCATCACTGGGACACTTTGGAAGTTAACTGAGGAGCCTGAATTCTTCAGATCCATGCAGGCCTGGAAGCTAGGCTTCTCATTTGCAGGAACTATACTATGAAAAGTATTAAACTGTGAAAGTGGAAGACACCAccttcttttaaaagcagcttttaaaggGCAGCCACAGCTGTACTGTGGGAGGCTCATCCTACAGGCAGCTTTGATAggacttaggggaaaaaaagtcctatTCTACCCAGTGTTACAAGAAACCCACCCATTAATACATGCCAGAACAtctggcttgttttcttttagcaGCACAATGCTAACTCGCATTGAGTTTCTGAATCATTAAAATCCACAAATAAACTTCCACTGTATTGTTACTTAGCAAGCCATAACCTCATTTTATATCTTCATACCTGGAGTGCTTGCACTTAATTTCAATCTACCAAAACTTCTTTAAATTCAGACTGTCTTCAAAAGTGTATGTCATTTTGcaaattttctaaaaaaacccaacactttgcCATTTGCAAGTTTTCTATATACTCCATCTATATTGTCCCCATacaagactagaaaaaaaaattacaagttacATCCACCATGTTTTGAAACATACAAATTTCACACAATGCTTTTGAGATGCTATTAAATTACAAGTATTTGGTGGGCTCTGAAAACAACTAATTGTAGGGTATATGTTCCACTTCATTACAGCCTTACCTCATCATTGTGCGTTATGTATATAGCTTCATTGGCTGACGTACCAAATACACATGCTTTCCGAATAGATGCTATTTCTTGAGGTGACAGCAAAGTAAATATTGGCCACTTGCCTACATCCACCATGATGCTGCTGTGTGTCATGACGTTTCTACAAGTAAAATGACGTTGctgtaacaaaaacaaaaaattacactATTAAAAAGCGTATTTTGCACTTGCAGCAACaggcaataaaataatttcctttaaatgaGAGAAAAGATGTATCATGGCTCTGGAAGTCTAACATTCTATTCTATATGAAATATGTAATTCTATTTCCATGTATTAAGGTTAACAAATACAAGCCACTGGTAGGACATTGGAAGAACAGACCTTTTCTTAACAGCGTATCTAAGTAAACTGTATTCAATACAACTGAACATCTGCTGTTCTACAAGAAAACTTGTAGATCTAGCAAATATCCATTGGTGGCAGAGTGGATTTCTGAGGGAATTTTCAGGGgaatttcagtttgaattttcatttataaatgaaACTATAAATTTTTCACTCATGAAACTGTTTTGTAGTCTTACAACTTACATATGCCATGTAAGCAAGCTGCTGATGTATATGTGAAACCTACAAATAAGAATAAAGCTAGGGCTATTGAGCACACGATCCAAATCTGCCATCTCTTGCATAATCAAAAGCTGTTATTATGGTCAAAAACTATTTGGAGAACACAAAAGCATGAGATAAACTCACGAGTGTGTATAATTAGGTAGTGAAACACATCAGAGAAAAGTGGTTCAGTAAAATTGTCATAATCTGTTACTTAGAAACAAGTTGGACCACATTAAAAGCTGGAAACATGACCGGGTACAGGCATGATCTGTCAATGAACACAGATGTATACAATCCATCCTACAATGCTCCTTCTTCCCAGTTGCCTCAGGACAATTGCACCAGCTCAAGAACAAAGCTGGCAGTCAACATAAACATACAGAGATTATCTAGGCCTTCAATCCTGCACATAAAAGTTGTAACATCACTCATACCCTGAAGGGATTCTGCCACTGACAATCTATGATTCATGCTCAGGGGTATCAGCAAGCTTTGTGAAATCTGAAAAGCATGAGGTAGAGAATTCCACAGAATGTCAGTGACATGATACAAATCACACCAAACcatttgggagagaaaaaaaacacctaaaaatcCACTAAGGAATTATTCAACGGGTAAGAAATGTAGTTACTATCCAGATGCCATCCTCTCATCAACATTTagttcttcccttttcatttgtttgctcCAGTCCTATCCCATCCCCCTATTCTTTGCTCTGTGGCTTTCACGTCAGACTTCTCGATGCTGCCTGGGTATCATACACAGACAACAGTGAGAACACAAGAGAgcctctttcctttgtttctgatGCTTGGTTCTCAAAACTGTGCTGACAACCAAGACATGGCTTCATAAAGCTATTCAAGACCAGCAGTCAATCCTAAAATACAGGTTGTTCAGTGCAGATGTTTTTTGGAAGGAggggattattattttttctaaagtttGAGAAACACTGAGGTTACAGTGAAAGTATAcgtacaaaaaaacccaacacaaacaaaacccaaacttgtCTCCTCATCAAATTTCTTAACCTTAGTCCAACAAACCCAGCTTGCTCTACAGACACCTCTCTCACTAAGAGCCTGGCTTCACTCTATCTTTCATATTGAAAGCAGGTCTTGAAAACACCTGAAGTCTCCAGATGGC belongs to Strix uralensis isolate ZFMK-TIS-50842 chromosome 2, bStrUra1, whole genome shotgun sequence and includes:
- the RCBTB1 gene encoding RCC1 and BTB domain-containing protein 1 isoform X3, encoding MTHSSIMVDVGKWPIFTLLSPQEIASIRKACVFGTSANEAIYITHNDEVFVFGLNCSNCLGTGDNQSTIVPKKLEALCGKKISSLSYGSGPHVVLCTEDGEVYAWGHNGYSQLGNGTTNQGITPVQVCTNLLIKKVVEVACGSHHSMALSFDGDLYAWGYNNCGQVGSGSTANQPTPRRVSNCLQGKMVVGIACGQTSSMAVVNNGEVYGWGYNGNGQLGLGNNGNQLTPCRVAALHGVCILQIACGYAHTLALTDEGLLYAWGANTYGQLGTGNKSNQLSPVQIMMEKERVVEIAACHSAHTSAAKTQSGQVYMWGQCRGQSVIFPHLTHFACTDDVFACFATPAVMWRLLSVACYHIYRGPENSISSIEEN
- the RCBTB1 gene encoding RCC1 and BTB domain-containing protein 1 isoform X1, with the translated sequence MTHSSIMVDVGKWPIFTLLSPQEIASIRKACVFGTSANEAIYITHNDEVFVFGLNCSNCLGTGDNQSTIVPKKLEALCGKKISSLSYGSGPHVVLCTEDGEVYAWGHNGYSQLGNGTTNQGITPVQVCTNLLIKKVVEVACGSHHSMALSFDGDLYAWGYNNCGQVGSGSTANQPTPRRVSNCLQGKMVVGIACGQTSSMAVVNNGEVYGWGYNGNGQLGLGNNGNQLTPCRVAALHGVCILQIACGYAHTLALTDEGLLYAWGANTYGQLGTGNKSNQLSPVQIMMEKERVVEIAACHSAHTSAAKTQSGQVYMWGQCRGQSVIFPHLTHFACTDDVFACFATPAVMWRLLSVEHEDFLTVAESLKKEFDSPETSDLKFRVDGKYIHVHKAVLKIRCEHFRTMFQSYWNEDMKEVIEIDQFSYPVYRAFLEYLYTDSVDLPPEDAIGLLDLATSYCENRLKKLCQHIIKRGITVENAFSLLSAAVRYDAEDLEEFCFKFCVNHLTEVTQTTAFWQMDGPLLKEFIAKASKCGAFKN
- the RCBTB1 gene encoding RCC1 and BTB domain-containing protein 1 isoform X4, encoding MTHSSIMVDVGKWPIFTLLSPQEIASIRKACVFGTSANEAIYITHNDEVFVFGLNCSNCLGTGDNQSTIVPKKLEALCGKKISSLSYGSGPHVVLCTEDGEVYAWGHNGYSQLGNGTTNQGITPVQVCTNLLIKKVVEVACGSHHSMALSFDGDLYAWGYNNCGQVGSGSTANQPTPRRVSNCLQGKMVVGIACGQTSSMAVVNNGEVYGWGYNGNGQLGLGNNGNQLTPCRVAALHGVCILQIACGYAHTLALTDEGLLYAWGANTYGQLGTGNKSNQLSPVQIMMEKERVVEIAACHSAHTSAAKTQSGQVYMWGQCRGQSVIFPHLTHFACTDDVFACFATPAVMWRLLSVGSDHTVSVWLKYCTPCLK
- the RCBTB1 gene encoding RCC1 and BTB domain-containing protein 1 isoform X2, giving the protein MTHSSIMVDVGKWPIFTLLSPQEIASIRKACVFGTSANEAIYITHNDEVFVFGLNCSNCLGTGDNQSTIVPKKLEALCGKKISSLSYGSGPHVVLCTEDGEVYAWGHNGYSQLGNGTTNQGITPVQVCTNLLIKKVVEVACGSHHSMALSFDGDLYAWGYNNCGQVGSGSTANQPTPRRVSNCLQGKMVVGIACGQTSSMAVVNNGEVYGWGYNGNGQLGLGNNGNQLTPCRVAALHGVCILQIACGYAHTLALTDEGLLYAWGANTYGQLGTGNKSNQLSPVQIMMEKERVVEIAACHSAHTSAAKTQSGQVYMWGQCRGQSVIFPHLTHFACTDDVFACFATPAVMWRLLSVGLLDLATSYCENRLKKLCQHIIKRGITVENAFSLLSAAVRYDAEDLEEFCFKFCVNHLTEVTQTTAFWQMDGPLLKEFIAKASKCGAFKN